A region of Bacillus cabrialesii DNA encodes the following proteins:
- the glnR gene encoding transcriptional repressor GlnR, with product MSDNIRRSMPLFPIGIVMQLTELSARQIRYYEENGLIFPARSEGNRRLFSFHDVDKLLEIKHLIEQGVNMAGIKQILAKAEAEPEQKQNEKTKKPMKHDLSDDELRQLLKNELMQAGRFQRGNTFRQGDMSRFFH from the coding sequence ATGAGTGATAATATTCGCCGCTCAATGCCTTTATTTCCAATAGGAATTGTCATGCAGTTAACGGAGTTATCCGCAAGACAAATTCGATATTATGAGGAAAATGGACTGATATTTCCAGCGAGAAGCGAAGGGAATAGACGATTGTTTTCATTTCATGATGTAGATAAACTGTTAGAAATCAAGCACCTGATAGAACAAGGTGTAAACATGGCAGGAATTAAACAGATTCTGGCGAAAGCGGAAGCCGAGCCGGAGCAAAAACAAAACGAGAAGACGAAAAAACCAATGAAACATGATCTGTCTGACGACGAGCTGAGACAGCTCCTGAAAAACGAGCTCATGCAAGCCGGCCGTTTTCAAAGAGGGAATACATTCCGCCAAGGCGACATGTCCCGCTTCTTTCATTAA
- the hflX gene encoding GTPase HflX — protein MNEQETRQEKAILVGCQLPHITDEHFENSMEELASLTKTADGKVLTSVTQKRNRADAATYIGKGKVEELKALVEELEADLLIFNDELSPSQLKSLATAIEVKMIDRTQLILDIFAKRARTREGKLQIELAQLQYALPRLTGQGINLSRQGGGIGARGPGETKLETDRRHIRNRIHEINTQLSTVIRHRSRYRERRKKNGVLQIALVGYTNAGKSTWFNRLTSADSYEEDLLFATLDPMTRKMVLPSGYSVLLSDTVGFIQDLPTTLIAAFRSTLEEVKEADLILHLIDSSNEDYAGHEKTVLRLLEELEADNIPMLTAYNKRDQKLPDFIPTAGRDHIMVSAKFEADADTFKEAIQRYLRQELLTSFEARVPAGEGKLLSRIKSETMVDRFYFNEENERYDISGYVQEEQSIIGELKKYM, from the coding sequence TTGAGAATTCTATGGAAGAGCTAGCATCTCTGACAAAAACAGCAGATGGAAAAGTATTAACCAGCGTCACACAAAAACGGAACAGAGCAGACGCCGCTACATATATAGGAAAAGGGAAGGTCGAAGAGCTGAAGGCACTTGTGGAAGAGCTTGAAGCTGATCTCCTTATCTTTAATGATGAGCTGTCGCCAAGTCAGCTGAAATCATTAGCAACAGCGATTGAAGTGAAGATGATTGATCGCACGCAATTGATATTAGATATTTTTGCAAAGCGTGCGAGGACGAGAGAAGGCAAACTTCAGATTGAGCTGGCTCAGCTGCAATATGCACTTCCGCGTCTGACGGGGCAAGGGATCAATCTCTCCCGGCAAGGCGGAGGAATTGGAGCGAGAGGTCCCGGAGAGACAAAACTGGAAACCGACCGCCGCCATATCAGAAATCGCATTCATGAAATCAACACGCAGCTTTCGACTGTTATTCGCCATAGAAGCCGATACCGTGAAAGAAGAAAGAAAAACGGTGTGCTTCAAATTGCGCTTGTCGGATATACAAACGCGGGAAAATCAACATGGTTCAACCGCCTGACAAGTGCGGACAGTTATGAAGAAGACCTCCTCTTTGCCACACTGGACCCGATGACCAGAAAAATGGTCCTGCCAAGCGGTTACAGCGTACTGCTGTCAGATACAGTAGGATTTATTCAGGATCTTCCGACGACCCTGATTGCTGCATTCCGGTCAACGCTTGAGGAAGTAAAAGAAGCGGATTTGATTCTTCATTTGATAGATTCCTCAAATGAGGATTACGCGGGACACGAAAAAACGGTGCTTCGGTTGCTTGAGGAGCTTGAGGCAGATAACATCCCGATGCTGACGGCTTACAATAAACGTGACCAAAAACTGCCTGATTTTATACCGACCGCCGGAAGGGATCACATTATGGTCAGTGCGAAATTTGAGGCTGACGCTGATACGTTTAAAGAAGCGATTCAGCGCTATTTGCGCCAAGAGCTGTTAACTTCTTTTGAAGCGCGTGTGCCGGCAGGTGAAGGGAAGCTCCTTTCCAGAATCAAATCGGAAACGATGGTTGACCGCTTCTATTTTAATGAAGAAAATGAACGGTATGATATATCAGGCTATGTTCAAGAAGAGCAAAGCATCATCGGTGAATTAAAGAAGTATATGTAG
- a CDS encoding aminotransferase class I/II-fold pyridoxal phosphate-dependent enzyme — translation MFDTLTHGELLKKTAMEVEADIAGVHKQIEEISERNEWRVLQSYRKHKVSDTHFTPSTGYGYDDIGRDTLESIYADVFGGEAGLVRPQIISGTHAISIALFGVLRPGDELLYITGKPYDTLEEIVGVRGGENAGSLKDFQIGYNAVDLTEDGKIDYNAVAAAINPKTKVIGIQRSKGYANRPSFLISEIKEMIRFVKEINENLIVFVDNCYGEFVEELEPCHVGADLMAGSLIKNPGGGLAKTGGYLVGKAKWIEACSYRMTSPGIGREAGASLYSLQEMYQGFFLAPHVVSQSLKGAVFTARFLEKLGFTSNPKWDVKRTDLIQSVEFSDREKMIAFCQAIQYASPINAHVTPYPAYMPGYEDDVIMAAGTFIQGASIELSADGPIRPPYVAYVQGGLTYSHVKNAICSAVDSLMKKQLI, via the coding sequence ATGTTTGACACATTAACACACGGAGAATTATTGAAAAAAACGGCAATGGAAGTGGAAGCGGACATTGCCGGTGTTCATAAACAAATAGAAGAAATCAGCGAGCGCAATGAATGGAGAGTGCTTCAAAGCTATAGAAAACACAAAGTAAGCGACACTCATTTCACGCCGTCTACAGGATACGGCTATGATGATATCGGAAGAGATACGCTTGAAAGCATTTATGCGGATGTGTTTGGCGGAGAAGCAGGGCTTGTAAGGCCTCAAATAATATCCGGCACACATGCCATCTCGATTGCTTTGTTCGGTGTTCTCAGACCGGGGGACGAGCTCCTTTATATAACAGGCAAGCCATATGATACGCTAGAAGAAATTGTAGGCGTCAGAGGCGGAGAAAATGCCGGGTCGTTAAAGGATTTTCAAATCGGCTACAATGCGGTTGATCTGACGGAGGACGGAAAAATAGACTATAATGCAGTCGCCGCTGCGATTAATCCAAAGACGAAGGTAATCGGCATTCAGCGCTCAAAAGGATATGCGAATCGTCCATCCTTCTTAATTAGCGAAATAAAAGAAATGATCCGTTTTGTAAAAGAAATCAATGAAAACCTGATCGTCTTTGTGGACAACTGTTATGGAGAATTTGTGGAAGAGCTTGAGCCTTGCCATGTCGGAGCCGATCTGATGGCGGGGTCTCTCATTAAAAACCCCGGCGGCGGTCTTGCGAAAACAGGAGGCTATCTTGTCGGAAAAGCGAAATGGATTGAAGCTTGCTCATACCGTATGACATCACCTGGCATCGGCAGAGAAGCAGGTGCGTCTCTTTACTCGCTCCAAGAAATGTATCAAGGCTTCTTTTTGGCGCCTCACGTTGTATCACAAAGCTTAAAGGGAGCGGTGTTTACCGCGAGATTCCTTGAAAAACTGGGCTTTACTTCAAATCCGAAGTGGGATGTGAAAAGAACAGACTTGATACAATCCGTTGAGTTTTCTGACAGAGAAAAGATGATTGCTTTTTGCCAGGCCATTCAATATGCATCACCGATCAATGCCCACGTGACACCTTATCCAGCCTACATGCCGGGATACGAAGATGATGTCATTATGGCGGCAGGCACATTTATTCAAGGCGCAAGCATCGAATTATCAGCAGATGGCCCTATCCGTCCGCCGTATGTAGCGTATGTTCAGGGAGGATTAACCTATTCGCATGTGAAGAATGCCATTTGCAGTGCAGTGGATTCACTTATGAAAAAGCAATTAATTTAA
- the glnA gene encoding type I glutamate--ammonia ligase, translated as MAKYTREDIVKLVKEENVKYIRLQFTDILGTIKNVEIPVSQLEKALDNKVMFDGSSIEGFVRIEESDMYLYPDLNTFVIFPWTAEKGKVARFICDIYNPDGTPFEGDPRNNLKRILKEMEDLGFSDFNLGPEPEFFLFKLDEKGEPTLELNDKGGYFDLAPTDLGENCRRDIVLELEEMGFEIEASHHEVAPGQHEIDFKYAGAVRSCDDIQTFKLVVKTIARKHGLHATFMPKPLFGVNGSGMHCNLSLFKDGVNSFYDEGADLQLSETAKHFIAGIVKHATSFTAVTNPTVNSYKRLVPGYEAPCYVAWSAQNRSPLIRIPASRGISTRVEVRSVDPAANPYLALSVLLAAGLDGIKNKLEAPAPIDRNIYVMSKEERMENGIVDLPATLAEALEEFKSNEVMVKALGEHLFEHFIEAKEIEWDMFRTQVHPWEREQYMSQY; from the coding sequence ATGGCAAAGTACACTAGAGAAGATATCGTAAAATTAGTAAAAGAAGAAAACGTCAAGTATATCCGTCTTCAATTTACTGACATTCTTGGAACGATCAAGAATGTTGAAATTCCTGTAAGCCAGCTTGAAAAAGCGCTTGATAATAAAGTCATGTTTGACGGTTCTTCTATTGAAGGATTCGTTCGTATCGAAGAGTCAGACATGTACCTGTATCCAGATCTGAATACATTTGTTATCTTCCCATGGACAGCTGAAAAAGGTAAAGTAGCACGTTTCATCTGTGATATCTACAATCCGGATGGCACACCTTTCGAAGGTGACCCGCGAAACAACTTAAAACGGATTCTGAAAGAAATGGAAGACCTCGGCTTCAGTGATTTCAACCTCGGGCCTGAACCTGAATTCTTCTTATTCAAATTAGACGAAAAAGGCGAGCCGACGCTTGAACTAAACGACAAAGGCGGATATTTCGACTTGGCTCCAACTGACTTAGGAGAAAACTGCCGCCGCGATATCGTTCTTGAGCTTGAAGAGATGGGCTTTGAAATCGAAGCGTCTCACCACGAAGTAGCGCCTGGCCAGCACGAAATCGACTTTAAATATGCAGGTGCGGTCCGCTCTTGTGACGACATCCAAACGTTTAAACTAGTTGTCAAAACAATTGCCCGCAAACACGGCCTGCATGCGACATTTATGCCAAAACCATTGTTCGGTGTGAACGGTTCCGGTATGCACTGCAATCTATCACTCTTCAAAGATGGCGTTAACTCATTCTATGACGAAGGCGCAGATCTTCAGTTAAGTGAAACAGCGAAACACTTCATTGCAGGTATCGTGAAACACGCAACAAGCTTTACAGCGGTAACAAACCCGACAGTAAACTCTTACAAACGTCTTGTTCCCGGCTATGAAGCACCTTGCTACGTAGCGTGGAGCGCGCAAAACAGAAGCCCGCTTATCCGTATCCCGGCTTCCCGCGGCATCAGCACACGTGTTGAAGTACGAAGCGTAGACCCAGCTGCTAACCCGTACCTTGCACTTAGCGTATTGCTTGCTGCAGGATTAGATGGAATCAAAAACAAACTGGAAGCGCCAGCTCCAATCGACCGCAACATCTATGTGATGAGCAAAGAAGAGCGCATGGAAAACGGAATCGTAGATCTTCCAGCAACACTTGCTGAAGCGCTAGAAGAGTTCAAATCAAACGAAGTCATGGTCAAAGCGCTAGGCGAGCACCTATTCGAACACTTCATCGAAGCAAAAGAAATCGAATGGGATATGTTCCGCACACAAGTTCACCCTTGGGAGCGCGAACAGTATATGTCTCAGTATTAA